The stretch of DNA GCCAAAGAGCTTAGGAATAAATCCTAAGGAAGCGGCTTGCCAACACGAATGACATTGCATATAATGTGTGTAGTTATGTAGGATATATAAATGCAGAGATGGAGAAGAGTAAGCAGTGCCTCTTTACAGGGAGGAGATGTCATGGATTGAGAGCATCTCTACAGAAACAGGCTGCCGAAGTTCCCTCCTGAGCAGTTCCTTGAACGACGGAGATGCCAAGTCCGTAAGTAGGGGATACCGGTCCTCGAGCCGTTATTTCGAAGAGTGAGAGACGCTTTCTAGGAAGCATGGCAGGGATCTGGCAATGTAGCGCTATCTGCCGATTGCTGAGGCGTTCTTTAACAAGGGTGGTACCACGGTCTTTTCGTCCCTTACGGGAGAAAAGGCCTTTTTTGTTATCCGACATGAAATCGAAGATGCGGTTGTAGGCCGCATGAAACCTTGAGGAGGGGCAAAATGAGAGAGCGTTTAGAAGCATTAAAAGAAGAAGCACTGGCTGAGCTTAGCCAAGTTTCTGATGCAGGACAACTGAACGACCTGAGAGTCAAATACCTGGGTAAGAAAGGCGCGCTGACCGAAATCCTGCGGGGGATGGGCAGCCTTAGTGCAGAGGAACGTCCGGTGATTGGACAGGTCGGCAACGAGGTGCGTGGTGCAATTGAGGCTGTCATTACGAGCAAGCAGGAGGAGTTCCAGCGTCTTGAGACAGAGCGCCGTCTGGCTGCAGAGAAGGTGGATGTTACGCTGCCAGGACGCCCGTTGAAGCAGGGGGCTGTTCATCCATTGAACAGAGTGATTCAAGACATGGAGGATATCTTTATTGGCATGGGGTATCAGATTGCTGAAGGACCAGAGGTAGAGACTGACTACTTCAACTTTGAAGCGTTGAACCTGCCGAAGAATCATCCGGCTCGGGATATGCAGGATTCTTTTTATGTTACAGAAGATCTGCTGATGCGGACACATACTTCCCCGGTTCAGGCCAGAACGATGAAGTCCAAAGAGGGAGAAGTGCCGATCAAGGTCATTTGCCCGGGCAAGGTATATCGCCGTGATGACGATGATGCCACCCATTCCTTCCAGTTCCATCAGATTGAAGGCCTGGTGGTTGGACGTCATATCCGGATGAGCGACCTGAAGGGGACTCTGCTTCAATTTGTTCGTGAAATGTTTGGTCCGCAAACTCAAATCCGCCTGCGCCCAAGCTTCTTTCCTTTTACGGAACCGAGTGTTGAGGTTGATGTGACTTGTATGAAGTGCGGAGGCGATGGCTGCCGGGTCTGCAAGAATACAGGCTGGCTGGAAATTTTGGGCGGAGGTATGGTTCACCCACGCGTGCTCAAAATGGGCGGTTACGATCCGGAGGAGTACAGCGGCTTTGCGTTTGGTATGGGCGTAGAACGCATCGCTATGCTGAAATACGGCGTAGATGATATCCGTCATTTTTATTATAACGATATGAGATTTCTTCAGCAGTTTGCCCGGAATTAAAGTTGTAGAGAAGAAGGGAGATTAAGCAGATGAAAGTATCCACAGAATGGCTGTCAGACTATGTATCGCTTGAGAATGTAAATGCGGAAGAGCTTGCGGAACAGATTACACGGGCAGGTATTGAAATTGACAGTGTAGAAAACCGTAACCAAGGCGTATCCAAGGTGGTTGTCGGCTATGTGAAGTCGAAGGAGAAACACCCTGACGCAGATAAATTGAACGTATGTATTGTAGATGCCGGACTGGACGAAGAGCTGCAAATCGTCTGTGGGGCGAAAAATGTAGATGCAGGGCAGAAGGTTCCTGTAGCCTTGGTTGGCGCAAAGCTCCCAGGAGGCTTGGAGATCAAGAAGGCTAAGCTGCGCGGTGTAGCTTCCCAAGGGATGATCTGCTCGGCTAAGGAGCTGGGTCTCAACGACAAGCTGCTTCCTAAAGAACAGCAGGAGGGTATTCTTGTCCTTGCAGAGGAGACGGTTATCGGTACACCTATCGAAGAGATTCTTGGTCTGAACAATAAGGTGCTGGATTTTGATTTGACACCTAACCGCTCGGACTGCTTGAGCATGATTGGAGCTGCTTATGAGGTAGCCGCTATCCTTGGCCGTGAAGTGAAGCTGCCTTCTCCTAAGGAGGAGCTCATTGAAGTCGCA from Paenibacillus sp. CAA11 encodes:
- the pheS gene encoding phenylalanine--tRNA ligase subunit alpha, translating into MRERLEALKEEALAELSQVSDAGQLNDLRVKYLGKKGALTEILRGMGSLSAEERPVIGQVGNEVRGAIEAVITSKQEEFQRLETERRLAAEKVDVTLPGRPLKQGAVHPLNRVIQDMEDIFIGMGYQIAEGPEVETDYFNFEALNLPKNHPARDMQDSFYVTEDLLMRTHTSPVQARTMKSKEGEVPIKVICPGKVYRRDDDDATHSFQFHQIEGLVVGRHIRMSDLKGTLLQFVREMFGPQTQIRLRPSFFPFTEPSVEVDVTCMKCGGDGCRVCKNTGWLEILGGGMVHPRVLKMGGYDPEEYSGFAFGMGVERIAMLKYGVDDIRHFYYNDMRFLQQFARN